A genomic segment from Thermostichus lividus PCC 6715 encodes:
- the urtD gene encoding urea ABC transporter ATP-binding protein UrtD produces the protein MTPPILEIEDLTVSFDGFNALNHLSFQMETGELRVIIGPNGAGKTTFLDVITGKVKPTQGRVLFKGRNLRRYSEDQIARFGIGRKFQTPRVYLNLTVRENLELAGARQKGVLSTLLHPLPKPDRERIQALIETIGLRPKANFPAGLLSHGEKQWLEIGMLVAQSPDLLLVDEPVAGLTDEETRLTGELLVALAESHSIIVIEHDMEFVRQIARTVTVLHEGSVLCEGSIEDVQNDPRVIEVYLGAPLEEPTSQKQP, from the coding sequence GTGACACCACCGATTCTAGAAATTGAGGATCTCACCGTTAGCTTTGATGGCTTTAATGCCCTGAATCACCTTTCGTTTCAAATGGAAACGGGAGAGCTAAGGGTGATCATTGGTCCCAATGGTGCTGGGAAGACCACTTTCTTAGATGTCATTACCGGCAAAGTGAAGCCTACCCAAGGCCGAGTACTGTTCAAAGGCCGTAATCTCCGCCGTTATAGCGAAGATCAGATTGCCCGTTTTGGCATTGGCCGTAAGTTTCAAACACCGCGGGTGTATCTCAATTTAACGGTACGAGAAAACTTAGAGTTAGCGGGTGCCCGGCAAAAAGGCGTGCTCTCAACCCTGTTACACCCCTTACCCAAACCGGATCGGGAGCGGATTCAGGCCTTGATTGAAACCATTGGCTTACGGCCGAAAGCCAATTTTCCCGCAGGCTTACTCTCCCACGGCGAAAAGCAATGGTTAGAGATTGGGATGCTGGTGGCGCAATCACCGGATCTATTACTGGTGGACGAGCCAGTGGCGGGTCTTACGGATGAGGAAACCCGTCTCACAGGAGAACTCTTAGTGGCGCTGGCGGAAAGCCATTCCATTATTGTGATTGAGCACGATATGGAGTTTGTGCGGCAAATTGCCCGTACGGTTACGGTGCTCCACGAAGGCTCGGTACTGTGCGAAGGCTCCATCGAAGATGTCCAGAATGACCCCCGCGTGATTGAGGTCTATTTGGGGGCACCCTTAGAAGAACCTACCTCCCAGAAACAGCCATGA
- a CDS encoding MotA/TolQ/ExbB proton channel family protein codes for MTASSTPVLTSTPPLTPVAVARKDIRANLWLALAIALVATVGVYIGFLPFQGTYLGQLLLARGWTQPVALFFAWTVLIFTLLKAIALVQQFPSLRQNWIPANYPLTTARDVAYLQQTLAQRQGLLPNRCGRVLAAFMTSEQRAIAADVAAEDSGSAAAAADASYTIPRVLVWAIPLLGFIGTVVGISQAVSGFSSFLETAQDVNQIKEGIGSVTTGLAVAFDTTLVALVLSVFVMIPLVAVERWEAKLLLQIDTYINDYLLPRLPMGASPAALAPDTLKAVLQEVIRAELPNPEALMAPATERLEQLLQNLTHLAQAMVSDRQQFVAAITTQQQSADASFQRLLEQLETSQLQLLERVNQEHIAIGQELRQHGQSIAQLLSQSEQRLQQRLLLIEQLSDALNALAETGSLQLVLQTLNQTLATLQPLLRQLAQPRRVTLVEQPSTLD; via the coding sequence ATGACTGCTTCTTCAACCCCTGTGCTAACCTCAACGCCGCCGTTGACCCCAGTGGCGGTTGCGCGTAAGGATATCCGGGCGAATCTGTGGCTGGCGTTGGCGATCGCCCTTGTGGCCACTGTAGGGGTCTATATTGGGTTTCTGCCGTTTCAGGGTACCTACTTGGGACAATTACTTCTTGCACGGGGGTGGACCCAACCTGTGGCGCTGTTTTTTGCCTGGACAGTGCTGATCTTTACTCTTCTGAAGGCGATCGCCTTGGTGCAGCAGTTTCCCAGCCTGCGCCAAAATTGGATCCCGGCTAACTATCCCCTGACAACGGCGCGGGATGTTGCTTACTTACAGCAGACCTTAGCCCAACGCCAGGGGCTGCTCCCCAATCGCTGTGGGCGAGTATTGGCGGCATTTATGACCAGTGAGCAGCGCGCCATTGCCGCAGACGTTGCCGCAGAAGACAGTGGCAGTGCAGCAGCAGCAGCGGATGCCTCCTACACTATTCCACGGGTTTTGGTGTGGGCGATCCCGCTGCTGGGCTTCATCGGCACCGTAGTTGGCATTAGCCAAGCGGTGAGTGGGTTTTCCAGTTTTTTGGAAACGGCTCAGGATGTCAACCAAATTAAGGAGGGGATTGGCAGCGTCACCACTGGCTTGGCGGTTGCCTTTGACACCACCCTCGTGGCCTTAGTCTTGAGTGTTTTTGTCATGATTCCTTTAGTGGCGGTTGAGCGCTGGGAAGCCAAGTTACTGCTGCAAATTGACACCTACATTAACGATTATCTGCTACCGCGCTTACCCATGGGTGCCAGTCCAGCGGCGCTGGCACCAGACACCCTCAAAGCGGTACTGCAAGAGGTCATCCGAGCCGAGTTACCCAATCCAGAAGCCCTGATGGCACCCGCTACCGAGCGGCTCGAGCAACTGCTGCAAAACCTCACCCATTTAGCGCAGGCAATGGTGAGCGATCGCCAACAGTTTGTGGCGGCCATCACCACGCAACAGCAGTCTGCCGATGCGTCATTTCAGCGATTGCTAGAGCAGCTAGAAACAAGCCAACTTCAACTTCTTGAGCGCGTTAATCAAGAGCACATAGCCATTGGCCAAGAACTGCGCCAGCACGGCCAGTCTATAGCCCAGTTACTCTCGCAAAGCGAACAACGCCTGCAACAGCGACTGCTCCTCATCGAGCAACTGAGCGATGCCCTCAACGCACTTGCAGAGACGGGCAGCCTGCAATTAGTGCTCCAGACCCTAAACCAGACCCTCGCCACCCTCCAACCGCTACTGCGGCAACTCGCTCAACCGCGGCGGGTCACCCTTGTAGAGCAGCCCAGCACCCTAGATTGA
- a CDS encoding bile acid:sodium symporter family protein — protein MSRLEWLTNLFPLWVLITAIVALLHPPLFLWVSSDYIVWILMVVMLGMGLTLSWADFKAVGLMPRSVALGFLAQYLIMPTAGWLVARLYQLPPPFAVGLILVACCPGGTASNVVSFIARAHVALSVVMTLCSTLAAVVLTPLLTKLLAGQYVEVNAMQLFWGTVQVVLLPILVGLALNTKAPNLVKKVLPISPFISVLGICIICGGVFAASASAILTHGVQLLAAVISLHSIGFFGGYYIARWVGYSQRTCRTISIEVGMQNSGLGVALARQAFANPLTAVPCAISGVTHSLIGSLLAGIWRWQQSTAIAPKP, from the coding sequence ATGTCTCGCCTTGAGTGGCTGACCAATCTTTTTCCCCTATGGGTCTTGATCACTGCTATTGTTGCGCTGCTGCATCCGCCGCTGTTTTTGTGGGTGAGCAGTGACTACATCGTCTGGATTTTGATGGTGGTGATGCTGGGGATGGGGCTGACCCTCAGTTGGGCGGACTTTAAGGCTGTCGGTTTAATGCCTCGCTCTGTTGCCTTGGGATTCTTAGCGCAGTACTTGATCATGCCAACGGCCGGATGGCTGGTGGCGCGTCTTTACCAGTTGCCACCCCCCTTTGCGGTGGGTCTGATTCTGGTTGCTTGCTGTCCGGGGGGAACGGCCTCTAATGTGGTGAGCTTTATTGCTCGTGCCCACGTTGCTCTGTCGGTGGTGATGACCCTCTGCTCTACGTTAGCGGCCGTTGTGCTCACCCCGCTCCTAACAAAACTGTTGGCGGGGCAGTACGTGGAAGTGAATGCAATGCAGTTGTTTTGGGGAACGGTGCAGGTGGTGCTGTTGCCTATTCTGGTGGGTCTTGCCTTGAATACAAAGGCACCTAATCTGGTGAAAAAGGTACTGCCTATTTCCCCCTTTATTTCAGTTTTGGGAATTTGCATCATTTGCGGTGGGGTTTTTGCCGCAAGTGCCAGTGCGATTCTTACCCATGGGGTGCAGCTGTTGGCGGCGGTGATCTCCCTGCATAGTATTGGCTTCTTTGGCGGGTACTACATCGCACGATGGGTGGGCTATTCCCAGCGAACCTGTCGCACGATTTCCATTGAGGTGGGGATGCAAAATTCGGGGTTGGGGGTGGCCTTGGCACGGCAAGCGTTCGCTAACCCCCTGACCGCCGTCCCCTGTGCCATTTCAGGGGTGACCCATTCGCTGATTGGTAGCCTGTTGGCCGGGATTTGGCGTTGGCAGCAGAGTACCGCGATTGCACCCAAGCCCTGA
- the ftsZ gene encoding cell division protein FtsZ yields the protein METSAARIKVIGVGGGGGNAVNRMIASNVAGVEFWSVNTDAQAIAQSQAHRALQIGQKLTRGLGAGGNPAIGQKAAEESREELAAALKDADLIFITCGMGGGTGTGAAPIVAEVAKEQGALTVAVVTRPFTFEGRRRATQADEGIEALQSRVDTLIVIPNDKILSVISEQTSVQDAFRVADDVLRQGVQGISDIINLPGLINVDFADIRSVMADAGSAMMGIGIASGKSRAAEAAMTAISSPLLEGSIEGAKGVVFNITGGTDLTLHEVNAAAEVIYNVADANANIIFGAVIDPELQGEVQVTVIATGFTGEATPRSRTVAKAPPSLASPNRMLPLCPLQSLSQQTLRASLSWIFQSFCSGGDPPPREQCPPCLALSG from the coding sequence GTGGAAACGTCAGCAGCCCGCATTAAAGTCATTGGCGTCGGTGGTGGTGGTGGCAATGCAGTCAATCGCATGATTGCCAGTAATGTTGCTGGCGTTGAGTTTTGGTCGGTCAATACTGATGCCCAAGCGATCGCCCAGTCTCAAGCCCATCGCGCCTTACAAATCGGCCAAAAATTAACCCGGGGCCTTGGAGCAGGTGGCAATCCGGCCATTGGCCAAAAAGCTGCCGAAGAATCCCGGGAAGAGCTTGCGGCGGCACTGAAGGATGCTGATTTAATTTTTATTACCTGTGGGATGGGGGGCGGCACAGGCACGGGTGCTGCGCCCATTGTGGCGGAAGTTGCCAAGGAGCAAGGTGCCCTCACTGTTGCGGTGGTGACTCGCCCCTTTACTTTTGAAGGCCGACGACGGGCAACTCAAGCAGACGAAGGCATTGAGGCATTGCAAAGTCGGGTAGATACCCTTATTGTTATTCCCAACGATAAAATTCTTTCCGTCATTTCTGAGCAAACCTCTGTGCAGGATGCCTTCCGCGTGGCAGACGATGTGCTGCGCCAAGGGGTACAGGGCATCTCCGACATTATTAACCTGCCGGGTCTGATTAACGTTGACTTTGCGGATATTCGCTCTGTGATGGCCGATGCTGGCTCTGCCATGATGGGGATTGGCATTGCCTCTGGTAAATCCCGAGCGGCAGAAGCAGCGATGACGGCCATTTCTTCACCCCTTTTGGAAGGCTCTATTGAAGGCGCCAAAGGGGTTGTCTTTAACATTACTGGCGGAACGGATTTAACGTTGCACGAAGTCAATGCTGCCGCAGAGGTCATCTACAATGTGGCCGATGCGAATGCCAACATTATCTTTGGGGCGGTGATTGATCCCGAGCTACAGGGCGAAGTGCAAGTCACGGTTATTGCAACGGGCTTCACGGGGGAGGCCACTCCCCGCAGCCGCACGGTTGCCAAAGCCCCCCCCTCCCTAGCAAGCCCCAATCGAATGTTGCCTCTGTGCCCGCTCCAAAGTCTGAGCCAACAGACCCTGAGGGCAAGCCTAAGCTGGATATTCCAGAGTTTTTGCAGCGGCGGCGACCCACCCCCTAGGGAGCAGTGCCCACCATGTCTCGCCTTGAGTGGCTGA
- a CDS encoding thylakoid membrane photosystem I accumulation factor: protein MKRLWTQRLTLIGLALLLWGLLTSVSWAGVNDDRYDGNIFALYGGNGSLVPPKVSLSQSLKSDRATLLVFYVNDSRDCKQFATTISQLQGYYGRVTDFIPIDIDALPLGAEFTATDPGYYYKGLVPQTLIFDRQGRLRQEVVGNVPFETLDDTLRQVFDLLPRSESPELRSRSVNDSLPNL from the coding sequence ATGAAACGGCTGTGGACGCAACGTCTAACGCTCATAGGCCTTGCGCTGTTACTGTGGGGGTTGCTCACGAGTGTCAGTTGGGCTGGGGTAAACGACGATCGCTACGACGGCAACATTTTTGCCCTTTACGGTGGCAACGGCTCCCTCGTGCCGCCCAAAGTTAGCCTCAGCCAATCGCTAAAGAGCGATCGCGCCACGCTGCTGGTGTTTTACGTCAACGACAGCCGTGACTGCAAACAGTTTGCCACCACTATCTCCCAACTACAGGGCTATTATGGCCGTGTCACAGACTTTATTCCTATTGATATTGATGCTCTACCCCTAGGGGCTGAATTTACCGCCACCGATCCGGGGTACTACTACAAAGGATTGGTGCCGCAAACCCTAATTTTTGATCGGCAGGGGCGGCTCCGCCAAGAGGTGGTGGGCAATGTCCCCTTTGAAACCCTTGACGATACCCTGCGGCAGGTCTTTGATCTGTTGCCTCGCTCGGAGTCACCAGAACTACGGTCTCGCTCTGTGAATGACAGCCTCCCCAATTTGTAG
- a CDS encoding serine/threonine phosphatase has product MAVNPDQSLRLHQLDFTPPLVESFRPLAQRPTLVTIWQQLFENTSVRRQSVFMPLLVSLSTAPIETIREIQMLLDSLAETLRTEPLLVLNEADEAGESTDDLIAALPKLPLPDDNDHTAIDDAPTALLPRQLVQVEVAAQTDTGRDRHHNEDVYLMNHRQQLRVTPNGQQLNMQGVFILCDGMGGHAEGEVASSLAAKTVYDYFEETWPWQGDLPSADEVRKAIYRANEAIFETNEQKAKTGSGRMGTTLVMALVDNYHLRLGHVGDSRIYRFTKRQGLEQLTVDHEVGQRLIQQGVEPEIAYGRPDAYQLTQALGPRNNQSVAPEVMDITIDEDTLVLLCSDGLSDNRCLETHIISHILPMLDFSVPLSQTLHKLIEMGNEVNGHDNLTAIALRFKLRSALSCLF; this is encoded by the coding sequence TTGGCCGTCAACCCTGATCAAAGCCTACGGTTACACCAGCTTGACTTCACGCCTCCCCTTGTCGAGAGCTTTCGCCCTCTTGCTCAACGGCCAACCCTTGTCACTATCTGGCAGCAACTGTTTGAAAACACCTCAGTGCGCCGGCAGTCGGTCTTCATGCCGTTGTTGGTATCCCTGAGTACCGCTCCCATTGAAACCATCAGGGAGATACAAATGCTCCTAGACTCATTAGCAGAAACGCTGCGCACCGAACCCCTGTTAGTGCTTAATGAAGCGGATGAGGCGGGTGAGAGCACGGATGATTTGATTGCTGCGCTCCCTAAACTGCCCTTGCCAGATGATAACGACCATACCGCCATTGATGATGCGCCCACGGCACTGCTACCCCGCCAACTGGTTCAAGTAGAGGTTGCGGCCCAAACCGATACCGGACGCGATCGCCACCATAATGAAGACGTGTATTTAATGAATCACCGCCAGCAGTTGCGGGTCACCCCCAACGGCCAGCAATTAAATATGCAAGGAGTATTTATCCTGTGTGATGGTATGGGGGGGCACGCCGAAGGGGAAGTTGCTAGCTCCCTTGCAGCTAAAACGGTGTATGACTATTTTGAAGAAACGTGGCCATGGCAGGGAGACCTACCCAGCGCCGACGAGGTGCGAAAGGCTATTTATCGTGCAAATGAAGCCATTTTTGAAACCAACGAGCAAAAGGCAAAAACCGGCAGTGGCCGCATGGGAACCACACTGGTTATGGCGCTGGTGGATAACTATCATCTGCGCTTAGGGCATGTGGGCGATAGCCGTATCTATCGCTTTACCAAACGCCAAGGCTTAGAGCAGCTCACCGTTGATCATGAAGTGGGTCAGCGCCTCATTCAGCAGGGCGTAGAGCCAGAGATTGCCTACGGTCGCCCCGATGCCTACCAGCTGACCCAAGCCCTTGGCCCACGCAATAATCAATCCGTTGCCCCTGAGGTTATGGATATTACCATTGATGAAGATACCTTAGTTTTATTGTGCTCCGATGGTCTCTCGGATAATCGCTGCCTCGAAACCCATATCATTAGCCATATCCTGCCCATGCTAGACTTTAGCGTGCCCCTCAGCCAAACCCTCCATAAACTCATTGAGATGGGCAACGAAGTCAACGGCCACGATAACCTGACGGCGATCGCCTTGCGCTTCAAACTGCGTTCTGCCTTAAGCTGCCTCTTCTAA
- the accD gene encoding acetyl-CoA carboxylase, carboxyltransferase subunit beta, whose amino-acid sequence MSLFDWFANRRKETALTPMHQEREIADGLWTKCEACGVMIYSKDLHSHQLVCPECGHHHRVSSHERIQQLIDAQTWRPLDEQLVSCDPLQFKDRKPYSDRLREYQEKTGLKDAVQTGLGQLNGLPVALGVMDFAFMGGSMGSVVGEKITRLIERATWEHIPLVLICASGGARMQEGMLSLVQMAKTAAALERHRAAGLLYIPVLTHPTAGGVTASFAMLGDIILAEPKATIAFAGRRVIEQTLREKLPDDFQTAEFVQKCGFVDAIVPRTELKETLAQLIRLHQPTTPTPVPSSFLATSFSLS is encoded by the coding sequence ATGTCGTTATTTGACTGGTTTGCAAATCGCCGTAAAGAAACTGCCCTTACCCCCATGCACCAAGAACGAGAAATTGCCGATGGCCTGTGGACAAAGTGCGAAGCCTGCGGGGTGATGATCTATAGCAAAGACCTCCATAGCCATCAGTTAGTTTGTCCTGAGTGTGGTCATCATCACCGGGTTAGCAGCCACGAGCGCATCCAACAACTGATTGATGCTCAAACGTGGCGACCCCTCGATGAGCAGTTGGTGAGTTGTGATCCCCTCCAGTTCAAAGATCGCAAGCCCTATAGCGATCGCCTGCGGGAATACCAAGAAAAAACCGGTCTAAAGGATGCGGTGCAAACCGGGTTAGGGCAGCTCAACGGCCTACCTGTGGCTCTTGGGGTCATGGATTTTGCCTTTATGGGTGGCAGCATGGGTAGCGTAGTGGGGGAAAAAATCACCCGCCTGATTGAGCGAGCCACGTGGGAGCACATTCCTCTCGTGCTCATCTGTGCATCCGGGGGAGCGCGGATGCAGGAAGGCATGCTCAGCCTTGTGCAAATGGCCAAAACCGCCGCTGCTCTCGAGCGCCATCGCGCCGCTGGCTTACTTTACATTCCAGTGTTAACCCATCCAACCGCTGGGGGGGTCACCGCTAGCTTTGCCATGCTGGGGGATATTATCCTAGCTGAGCCAAAAGCCACCATTGCCTTTGCTGGACGGCGCGTCATTGAACAAACTCTGCGGGAGAAATTACCCGATGACTTCCAAACGGCAGAATTCGTGCAAAAGTGTGGCTTTGTGGATGCCATTGTGCCCCGCACCGAGCTAAAAGAGACCTTAGCGCAGCTCATCCGCCTGCATCAACCCACCACACCAACCCCTGTGCCGTCAAGTTTTTTGGCAACCTCATTTTCCCTTAGCTGA
- the rseP gene encoding RIP metalloprotease RseP, with protein sequence MSMVAVAVAIAILGILIFVHELGHFLAARSQGIYVNRFSIGFGPILWKYQGAQTEYALRLIPLGGYVGFPDDDPNSAVPASDPNLLSNRPILDRAIVISAGVIANLLFAYLLFLVQMGVLGVSHATYYDGVLVPALVPESSLVATKAGIQPGDLIISVEGKPLTASASSLPTLMKAIQQHPNQPLTLEIQRQGIVKQVTLIPEVNSDGQARIGVQLAPHVEVHRERTWNPITLATAAAAEFQNVILLTFDGFRELFQHFDQAAQQVSGPVAIVAMGADIARSNAEQLFTFTALISINLAIINILPLPALDGGQLLFLLIEALRGRPLPNRIQEGVMQTGLVLLLGLGMVLIVRDTVNLTGLAWVQQLF encoded by the coding sequence ATGTCGATGGTTGCAGTAGCGGTGGCGATCGCCATCCTCGGAATCTTAATTTTCGTTCATGAGTTGGGGCATTTTCTAGCAGCCCGCAGCCAAGGAATTTACGTCAATCGCTTTTCGATTGGCTTTGGCCCCATCCTCTGGAAGTACCAAGGGGCGCAAACAGAGTACGCCCTGCGACTCATTCCTTTGGGGGGGTATGTGGGGTTTCCTGACGACGATCCCAACAGTGCCGTTCCCGCCAGCGACCCTAACCTTCTCAGTAACCGACCCATTCTGGATCGAGCCATTGTCATCAGCGCGGGGGTGATTGCTAACCTTCTGTTTGCCTATCTGCTATTCCTCGTTCAGATGGGGGTGCTTGGGGTCAGCCATGCCACCTACTACGATGGAGTGTTAGTTCCTGCCCTTGTGCCTGAAAGTAGTTTGGTAGCCACCAAGGCAGGCATTCAGCCCGGCGATCTGATCATTTCGGTGGAGGGAAAACCCTTAACCGCCAGTGCCAGTAGCCTGCCCACTCTGATGAAAGCTATTCAGCAGCACCCGAACCAACCCCTCACCCTTGAGATTCAGCGCCAAGGAATCGTTAAGCAAGTCACTCTAATTCCTGAAGTTAACAGCGACGGTCAAGCCCGTATTGGGGTACAACTTGCTCCCCATGTTGAGGTGCATCGAGAGCGAACATGGAACCCCATCACTTTGGCCACTGCCGCCGCCGCAGAATTCCAAAACGTCATTCTCCTCACCTTCGATGGGTTTCGTGAACTATTTCAGCACTTTGATCAAGCAGCGCAGCAGGTGTCTGGACCAGTGGCGATCGTGGCGATGGGGGCTGACATTGCCCGCTCCAATGCCGAGCAGTTGTTTACCTTTACCGCGCTGATCAGCATTAACCTTGCCATTATTAACATCTTGCCCCTACCGGCTCTGGATGGTGGCCAACTGTTATTTTTACTCATCGAAGCCCTGCGCGGTCGGCCGTTGCCCAATCGCATTCAGGAAGGGGTGATGCAAACTGGTCTGGTCTTACTGCTGGGGCTAGGGATGGTACTGATTGTTCGTGATACGGTGAACCTGACCGGACTAGCTTGGGTACAGCAACTCTTTTAG
- the nth gene encoding endonuclease III: protein MAITRRLCAKQQRALEILTRLKRLYPDATCSLKFETPVQLLVATILSAQCTDERVNQVTPALFERFPDAVAFANADVAELEHYIKSTGFYRNKARHIQGACRRIVEVYGGQVPKVMEDLLSLPGVARKTANVVLAHGFGILGGVTVDTHVKRLSQRFGLTTETDPVKIERDLMRLVPQPDWENWSIRLIYHGRAVCQARQPHCESCELVDLCATGKQLLGVR from the coding sequence ATGGCTATTACCCGCCGCCTTTGTGCTAAACAACAACGAGCTTTGGAAATTCTCACCCGCCTCAAGCGTCTTTATCCAGATGCCACCTGTAGTCTCAAGTTCGAGACTCCTGTGCAGTTACTGGTAGCCACTATCCTCTCAGCCCAGTGTACCGATGAGCGGGTGAACCAAGTCACACCGGCCTTATTTGAGCGCTTTCCGGATGCAGTGGCTTTTGCTAATGCCGATGTGGCAGAGCTAGAGCACTATATCAAATCCACCGGCTTCTATCGCAATAAAGCGCGGCATATTCAAGGGGCGTGTCGGCGGATTGTGGAGGTGTATGGCGGACAGGTGCCTAAGGTGATGGAGGATCTACTCTCACTACCGGGAGTGGCTCGCAAAACTGCTAATGTGGTACTGGCTCACGGCTTTGGTATTTTAGGTGGGGTAACGGTGGACACCCATGTCAAACGCCTCAGTCAGCGGTTTGGGCTAACCACAGAAACAGACCCGGTGAAAATTGAGCGCGATCTCATGCGCTTAGTGCCCCAGCCTGATTGGGAGAATTGGTCTATTCGCCTGATCTATCATGGTCGTGCAGTGTGCCAAGCGCGCCAGCCCCATTGTGAGAGCTGTGAGCTAGTGGATCTGTGTGCGACGGGCAAACAACTCTTGGGGGTGCGCTGA
- a CDS encoding AEC family transporter, with amino-acid sequence MADAITATSPLILWTSLGLVLGRWLPAVIPQWLGRGLYWVGVPLQIFALVHHTDFTGLIWLSPVFAFLTLVVGYVVAQVCYPWQERYFLPQWLQYTPPTLTTALPVAEARRFQGSYLISCILGNTGFVGLGVAIPLLAAADLRWATFYAITQNAIGTYGLGSFLGQYYGKTHSQSWWQALAVLPTVPTLWAAMAGFATHGMLFPPGVEFILQLDIRGVIPLAFVLTGIRLSRLPGWHSFAMAIIPALVKTLILPLPMLAIVYGLGLRGDPLLAIAIMTSTPTAFAALILAEEYELNAELPPAAIALSTLSFIAVLPLWIFLCRHLLVFG; translated from the coding sequence ATGGCGGATGCAATCACTGCGACCAGCCCCTTGATCCTCTGGACTAGCCTTGGTTTGGTACTGGGACGGTGGCTACCGGCAGTCATCCCCCAGTGGTTGGGTCGTGGCCTTTACTGGGTGGGGGTACCGCTACAAATCTTTGCCCTTGTGCACCACACTGACTTTACGGGTCTCATTTGGCTGTCGCCCGTCTTTGCCTTTTTGACGTTGGTGGTGGGCTATGTTGTAGCCCAGGTCTGTTACCCTTGGCAAGAACGCTATTTTCTGCCCCAATGGCTTCAGTACACACCGCCAACTTTAACTACAGCCTTGCCTGTGGCTGAAGCTCGACGCTTTCAGGGCAGCTACCTCATTTCTTGTATCCTTGGGAATACGGGCTTTGTGGGGTTAGGCGTAGCCATTCCCCTACTGGCAGCGGCGGATCTGCGCTGGGCCACCTTTTATGCTATTACCCAAAATGCCATTGGTACCTATGGTCTGGGGTCGTTTCTGGGACAGTACTACGGTAAAACGCACTCCCAATCTTGGTGGCAAGCTCTGGCTGTCCTCCCCACAGTACCCACCCTCTGGGCAGCGATGGCTGGATTTGCCACCCATGGGATGCTGTTTCCCCCAGGGGTTGAGTTCATACTGCAACTGGATATTCGCGGCGTGATTCCCCTAGCCTTTGTCCTGACGGGGATTCGCTTAAGTCGGCTGCCGGGATGGCACAGTTTTGCGATGGCGATCATCCCAGCCTTGGTTAAAACGTTGATCTTGCCCCTGCCGATGTTAGCGATTGTCTATGGTCTGGGGCTGCGGGGCGATCCCCTGCTGGCGATCGCCATCATGACGAGTACCCCCACCGCCTTTGCCGCATTGATCCTTGCAGAAGAGTATGAGCTAAATGCAGAGCTACCACCGGCAGCCATTGCCCTGAGTACCCTAAGCTTTATTGCGGTGCTGCCCCTGTGGATTTTCCTGTGTCGCCATCTGCTGGTATTTGGTTGA
- a CDS encoding VOC family protein has protein sequence MLFLHTAINVTDLDRAAAFYEGLLGLHRVDRPLTFPGLWYQVGAVQIHLIQAPHVTNRLQDGDRWGRNPHLALGVTNLDALKATLTAAGIPMQTSASGRAAIFVQDPDGNLIELNQIPADGDTGKSTGAAPQ, from the coding sequence ATGCTGTTTTTGCACACAGCAATCAATGTGACTGACCTTGATCGTGCCGCTGCCTTTTATGAGGGGCTGCTCGGGTTACACCGAGTCGATCGCCCCCTGACATTTCCGGGGTTGTGGTACCAAGTGGGTGCGGTGCAAATTCACCTCATCCAAGCACCCCATGTGACCAATCGGCTCCAAGATGGCGATCGCTGGGGACGGAACCCTCACCTTGCTTTGGGGGTTACCAATTTAGATGCTCTGAAGGCAACCCTCACGGCGGCGGGTATTCCTATGCAAACCAGCGCCTCAGGTCGCGCAGCCATTTTTGTGCAGGATCCCGATGGCAACCTCATTGAACTCAACCAAATACCAGCAGATGGCGACACAGGAAAATCCACAGGGGCAGCACCGCAATAA
- a CDS encoding DUF2605 domain-containing protein, with the protein MLHSNLPEPQLLKVLLEPLLDDFQDWFSRAQSLLRTEVMPFLEVADQQALLSRVDAALNDVVATQSLFRATEGQVGVDTHVLMQWHTLLMECWQVAHHYRLSKSNGCHT; encoded by the coding sequence ATGTTGCACTCCAATTTACCTGAACCCCAACTCCTCAAGGTGTTACTGGAACCGTTGCTTGACGATTTCCAAGACTGGTTTAGCCGTGCTCAATCCCTGTTGCGGACGGAGGTCATGCCGTTTTTAGAGGTTGCTGACCAGCAAGCCCTGTTGAGTCGAGTGGATGCCGCCCTAAATGATGTGGTTGCGACCCAAAGTCTATTTCGAGCAACAGAAGGGCAGGTTGGCGTGGATACGCATGTATTAATGCAATGGCATACGCTGTTGATGGAGTGCTGGCAGGTTGCCCACCACTATCGCCTATCCAAATCCAATGGTTGTCACACTTAA